Proteins found in one Arachis stenosperma cultivar V10309 chromosome 8, arast.V10309.gnm1.PFL2, whole genome shotgun sequence genomic segment:
- the LOC130943394 gene encoding xylose isomerase-like, with protein sequence MKTWGILLLLLCLQAVTYAVIGESQTCPAENAGKRDDSDWEGEFFPGINKIKYEGPSSKNPLSFKWYNAEEEILGKKMKDWFRFSVAFWHTFRGTGADPFGAPTKYWPWEDGTNSLKMAKRRMRANFEFINKLGVDWWCFHDRDIAPDGETLEEANANLDEVVALAKELQMQSNKKVLWGTAQLFMHPRYMHGAATSSELGVYAYAAAQVKKALEVTHYLGGENYVFWGGREGYQSLLNTDMERELNHLARFFEAAVAYKKKIGFNGTLLIEPKPQEPTKHQYDWDAATTANFLRKYGLIGEFKLNIECNHATLSGHSCHHELETARINGLLGNIDANTGDPQVGWDTDQFLVDIQEATMIMLSVIRNGGIAPGGFNFDAKLRRESTDVEDLFIAHIIGMDTMARGLKNAATLIEDGTLAELVRKRYQSFDTEIGAQIEAGKADFDFLEKKAKEWGEPKVASAKQELAEMILQSAL encoded by the coding sequence ATGAAAACGTGGGGAATATTGCTGCTCCTCCTTTGCTTACAAGCCGTCACTTATGCAGTGATTGGTGAATCTCAAACTTGCCCGGCTGAAAACGCCGGTAAACGTGACGATTCAGATTGGGAGGGTGAATTCTTTCCTGGCATTAACAAAATCAAATATGAGGGTCCCTCTAGCAAGAATCCGCTTTCATTTAAATGGTATAACGCAGAAGAAGAAATTCTTGGAAAGAAAATGAAGGATTGGTTCAGATTTAGTGTTGCATTTTGGCATACATTCCGTGGAACAGGTGCAGACCCGTTTGGTGCACCTACCAAGTACTGGCCGTGGGAAGATGGTACCAATTCTTTGAAAATGGCTAAAAGAAGAATGCGAGCAAACTTTGAGTTTATAAATAAACTTGGAGTTGATTGGTGGTGCTTCCATGACCGTGATATAGCCCCTGATGGAGAAACTCTGGAGGAAGCTAATGCAAACTTGGATGAAGTGGTTGCCCTTGCCAAAGAGCTTCAGATGCAGAGTAATAAAAAAGTTCTATGGGGAACTGCTCAATTGTTTATGCACCCTCGTTACATGCATGGTGCTGCTACTAGCTCTGAGTTAGGTGTATATGCATATGCTGCTGCACAAGTGAAGAAAGCCTTGGAGGTCACACATTATTTGGGGGGAGAAAATTATGTTTTCTGGGGTGGCCGTGAGGGTTATCAATCCCTATTGAACACGGATATGGAACGAGAACTTAATCATTTGGCTAGGTTCTTTGAAGCTGCTGTTGCATACAAGAAGAAGATTGGATTCAATGGGACACTGCTGATTGAACCCAAGCCACAAGAACCTACAAAACACCAGTATGACTGGGATGCTGCAACCACTGCTAATTTCTTGCGCAAGTATGGACTTATTGGGGAATTCAAACTCAACATTGAGTGCAACCATGCCACCTTATCGGGACATAGTTGTCACCATGAACTTGAAACTGCAAGGATTAATGGACTATTGGGTAATATTGATGCAAATACTGGTGATCCTCAAGTTGGTTGGGACACAGATCAGTTTCTTGTGGATATTCAAGAAGCAACAATGATTATGCTCAGTGTGATTAGAAATGGTGGAATTGCACCAGGCGGATTCAACTTTGATGCCAAATTGCGAAGAGAGAGCACAGATGTTGAAGACTTGTTCATTGCCCACATCATAGGTATGGATACAATGGCCCGCGGCCTCAAGAATGCTGCTACCCTAATTGAGGACGGTACTCTAGCTGAGCTTGTTCGGAAGAGATACCAGAGTTTTGACACTGAAATTGGTGCTCAAATAGAGGCTGGTAAAGCTGACTTTGACTTCTTGGAGAAGAAAGCTAAGGAATGGGGAGAACCCAAGGTTGCTTCAGCCAAACAAGAACTAGCTGAGATGATTCTCCAGTCTGCATTgtga